In the Vibrio gigantis genome, one interval contains:
- the lptD gene encoding LPS assembly protein LptD: MQSFSRTLLAASISTALYVSTTQAETITDSSVQEMPSIDQCLIEPAAENETQLPAHVESDRLEAINGDKAIYSGDVRVTQGNKTILADNVTLHQQENIVVAEGNVNFSDGQIKSISDKATNNLNTDQIELENTQYQFLCEPGRGDAQYISRTGKAVYTMEDGSITSCPLGDKSWRLKASSIELDQDEEQATFYNPRFEILDVPVFYMPYLTVPVGDKRKTGFLYPTISYGSSDGFETEVPFYWNIAPNYDLLITTKYMAERGTQLNNEFRHLSDFGESNLKFEFLESDDKYPEQGSRWGGQFNFEGIYKEAWKFDIDYSKVSDVNYFSDVDSNIGNREDGQLMQSGQISYRALNWDASLAVRDFQVLTDGNTQAYRLMPQLTFNYYAPIIWNSVEVDMISHISQFETDAEGKPTATRLHIEPGLKVPLSTTWGTWTTEARLLGTYYNQDLSGVDTTTGPETNPYYGLEDSVSRVIPEFRSHAGIVLERDTTFMNGYTQTLEPQVQYLYVPEKDQSNIGRYDTTLLQTDYYGLFRSRKYSGVDFIAAANQLSYGASSRFFDDEYKERLNISFGQIFYIDKETKQSSSSIDSTEKSNYSSWAVEVDFNYDDYLFYHGGVQYDIDSAEMQLANSTIEYKIDANGFIQANYRYVTKEYIEDNVGETITNIDEITREGISQAGLVTGYQFTPKWYASAQYYHDMNENIAIEWLANLRYKDDCWYVGVTYSNELRSWTGSGYSDINADPVYENNFSVNFGIVGFGTSAGSGSNVSGFDSSGNSLEYGRPFFLNN, translated from the coding sequence ATGCAATCTTTTTCCCGCACCTTGTTAGCCGCGTCTATAAGTACGGCGTTATACGTGTCGACAACTCAAGCTGAAACAATCACCGATAGTAGTGTGCAGGAAATGCCCTCTATAGATCAATGCTTGATCGAGCCCGCTGCAGAAAACGAGACACAACTACCTGCTCATGTTGAGTCAGATCGCTTAGAAGCTATCAATGGCGACAAGGCAATATATTCAGGTGACGTAAGAGTTACGCAAGGGAACAAGACCATCCTTGCAGACAATGTAACCCTACACCAACAAGAAAATATCGTTGTAGCTGAAGGCAACGTAAACTTTAGTGATGGTCAAATCAAATCTATCTCTGACAAAGCGACCAATAATCTAAATACAGATCAAATCGAATTAGAGAATACCCAATACCAGTTCCTTTGCGAACCTGGCCGAGGGGATGCTCAATATATATCTCGTACTGGTAAAGCCGTTTATACCATGGAAGATGGATCTATCACTTCTTGCCCACTGGGTGATAAGTCATGGAGGCTAAAAGCTTCTAGTATCGAGCTAGACCAAGATGAAGAGCAAGCCACATTCTACAATCCACGTTTTGAGATTCTAGATGTTCCTGTTTTCTACATGCCATATCTCACCGTTCCAGTAGGAGATAAACGTAAAACTGGTTTTTTGTACCCAACGATTTCGTACGGTTCAAGTGACGGTTTCGAAACCGAAGTTCCTTTCTATTGGAATATAGCACCAAACTACGATCTACTTATCACAACTAAGTATATGGCAGAGCGTGGAACACAACTAAACAATGAATTCCGTCATTTAAGTGATTTTGGTGAAAGCAATTTAAAATTCGAGTTCCTAGAAAGTGATGATAAATATCCAGAACAAGGCAGTCGTTGGGGGGGACAGTTCAACTTTGAAGGTATCTATAAAGAAGCATGGAAATTTGATATCGATTACTCAAAAGTAAGCGATGTTAACTATTTTTCAGACGTGGATTCGAACATAGGTAACCGTGAAGATGGTCAACTCATGCAATCTGGCCAAATAAGTTATCGTGCATTAAATTGGGATGCTTCTCTCGCAGTTCGTGACTTCCAAGTGCTGACTGATGGAAATACCCAAGCTTATCGCTTAATGCCACAGCTAACATTTAACTATTACGCCCCTATTATTTGGAATTCTGTAGAGGTTGATATGATTAGTCATATCTCTCAATTTGAAACAGATGCAGAAGGAAAACCGACAGCAACACGATTACACATAGAACCAGGATTAAAAGTACCATTAAGTACAACTTGGGGAACATGGACAACCGAGGCTCGCCTGCTTGGAACATACTATAACCAAGATTTATCTGGTGTCGATACGACAACTGGGCCTGAAACTAACCCATATTACGGGCTCGAAGATAGTGTTTCTCGTGTAATACCAGAATTCAGAAGTCATGCTGGTATTGTACTTGAACGCGACACTACGTTTATGAATGGTTACACACAGACTCTTGAGCCACAGGTTCAATATCTTTACGTACCGGAGAAAGATCAATCTAACATTGGTCGTTATGATACAACTTTACTACAAACTGATTATTACGGGTTGTTTAGAAGCCGTAAATACAGTGGCGTTGATTTTATAGCAGCTGCAAATCAACTAAGCTATGGTGCCTCTTCTCGTTTCTTTGATGACGAATACAAAGAGCGTCTTAATATCTCTTTCGGCCAAATATTTTATATCGACAAAGAAACAAAACAATCATCTAGCAGCATCGATTCAACAGAAAAGTCTAATTATTCGTCTTGGGCAGTTGAAGTCGATTTTAACTACGATGATTACCTGTTTTATCACGGTGGCGTCCAATACGATATCGACTCAGCAGAAATGCAATTAGCCAATAGTACGATTGAATATAAAATAGATGCTAACGGTTTTATTCAAGCAAACTATCGCTACGTAACCAAAGAGTACATTGAAGACAATGTCGGTGAGACCATTACTAATATAGACGAGATAACACGCGAAGGTATCTCACAAGCAGGTTTAGTTACAGGCTACCAGTTCACTCCAAAATGGTATGCTAGCGCCCAGTACTATCATGATATGAATGAAAACATCGCTATCGAGTGGTTAGCTAACCTGCGCTATAAAGATGATTGTTGGTATGTAGGGGTTACGTATAGCAACGAACTCAGAAGCTGGACTGGTAGCGGCTACTCAGATATCAACGCTGATCCTGTTTACGAAAACAACTTTAGTGTTAATTTTGGTATTGTAGGCTTCGGTACATCTGCTGGATCTGGATCAAATGTTTCGGGCTTCGATAGCTCTGGAAACTCTTTAGAATACGGTCGCCCATTCTTCTTAAACAACTAA
- the djlA gene encoding co-chaperone DjlA — MQIFGKILGAFFGFLFGGPLGLVFGLFLGHQFDKARRLNQSGFNSSGFGRGPSQAERQNEFFKSAFAVMGHVAKAKGQVTPEEIQLASTMMERMNLHGEQRKAAQDAFRDGKESDFPLSDVLERVKISSGGRFDLLQFFLELQVSAAFADGSLHPSERQVLHKIAQGLGFSAEQLERRLQMQEAAFRFQQQGGSFGGGHHQGQSSGWQQASQQNQLGDAFKVLGVSESADGKEVKKAYRKLMNEHHPDKLMAKGLPPEMMNVAKEKSQEIQNAYDLIKKVKGFK, encoded by the coding sequence ATGCAAATATTTGGCAAAATTTTGGGCGCGTTTTTTGGCTTTTTATTTGGAGGGCCGCTCGGTTTGGTTTTTGGCCTATTTTTAGGTCACCAGTTCGATAAAGCTCGCCGATTGAACCAATCAGGCTTCAATAGCTCTGGTTTTGGTCGAGGCCCAAGCCAAGCTGAAAGACAGAACGAGTTTTTTAAATCCGCTTTTGCGGTTATGGGACATGTTGCTAAAGCCAAGGGGCAAGTAACACCTGAAGAGATTCAGCTTGCTTCTACCATGATGGAGCGCATGAACCTACATGGAGAGCAACGTAAAGCGGCACAAGATGCATTCCGTGACGGCAAAGAGAGTGATTTTCCATTAAGTGATGTACTTGAGCGTGTGAAAATCTCATCGGGTGGCCGTTTTGATTTGCTGCAGTTCTTTTTAGAGCTACAAGTCTCTGCTGCATTTGCTGATGGAAGTTTGCACCCGAGTGAGCGCCAAGTTCTGCATAAAATAGCGCAAGGCCTTGGGTTTTCTGCAGAGCAACTTGAACGCCGCTTACAGATGCAAGAGGCGGCATTCCGTTTCCAGCAACAGGGTGGAAGCTTTGGTGGTGGTCATCATCAAGGGCAATCGTCAGGTTGGCAACAAGCATCACAACAAAACCAACTGGGCGATGCATTTAAGGTTCTAGGTGTAAGTGAAAGTGCGGATGGTAAGGAAGTTAAAAAGGCCTACCGTAAGCTGATGAATGAACATCACCCTGATAAATTGATGGCGAAAGGTTTACCGCCAGAGATGATGAATGTTGCGAAAGAGAAATCACAAGAAATTCAAAATGCTTATGACCTGATAAAGAAGGTCAAAGGTTTTAAGTAA
- a CDS encoding DUF924 family protein: MTVTYQDVLEFWFDELTPKDWFTGGEEIDALIEARFSNLHQSAAQGELFEWRQNAQGRLAEIIVLDQFSRNIGRNSPAAFLADPMALALAQEAVAGGFDHQLNEQQKSFLYMPYMHSESLLVHKQAVELFSQTGLEHNLDFEFKHKVIIERFGRYPHRNEVLGRTSTPEEVEFLQQPGSSF; the protein is encoded by the coding sequence ATGACGGTAACGTATCAGGATGTTCTAGAGTTTTGGTTCGATGAATTGACGCCAAAAGACTGGTTTACTGGCGGCGAAGAAATTGATGCTTTGATTGAGGCTCGCTTTTCTAACTTACACCAATCAGCAGCTCAAGGTGAGCTATTTGAATGGCGACAAAACGCACAAGGACGATTGGCAGAGATTATCGTGCTTGATCAGTTTTCTCGCAATATTGGTAGAAACAGTCCGGCAGCTTTTTTGGCTGATCCGATGGCGTTGGCTCTAGCGCAAGAGGCGGTAGCGGGTGGTTTTGATCACCAACTTAACGAGCAACAAAAAAGCTTCCTGTATATGCCTTATATGCATAGTGAGTCTTTGTTAGTCCATAAACAAGCCGTGGAGCTCTTTTCTCAAACGGGACTGGAACATAATTTGGATTTTGAGTTTAAGCACAAGGTTATCATTGAGCGTTTTGGTCGTTACCCTCATCGTAATGAAGTGCTAGGGCGAACCTCGACTCCTGAAGAAGTAGAGTTCTTGCAGCAACCGGGCTCAAGTTTTTAA
- a CDS encoding DUF547 domain-containing protein, with protein sequence MKQLLVIISLLFSTLAWSAPKSELWPYWNQSNEANSAQVSHQSWQQFLDSYLVKQGQNTLVRYQAVTDTDKTKLKQYIKQLEQANPLEYSKAEQYAYWVNLYNAVTVDLILDAYPVKSITKLGDLFSFGPWGDDVVSVNGKSLTLNDIEHRILRPIWQDPRTHYAVNCASLGCPNLQLQAFTADNTEALLEQAASEFVNSDKGVLVKGNKLQLSSIYEWFAVDFGTEKQLIQHLDQYRTEAVTNTQNISYDYDWSLNQAN encoded by the coding sequence ATGAAACAACTACTCGTTATTATCAGCCTACTTTTTTCAACCTTAGCTTGGTCAGCACCGAAATCTGAACTGTGGCCGTACTGGAATCAAAGTAATGAGGCCAACTCAGCACAAGTTTCTCATCAAAGCTGGCAGCAATTCCTCGATAGCTATTTGGTTAAACAGGGGCAAAATACTCTAGTTCGTTATCAAGCAGTGACCGACACAGATAAAACAAAGCTAAAGCAATACATTAAGCAGTTAGAGCAGGCAAACCCACTCGAATACTCAAAAGCAGAGCAGTACGCTTACTGGGTCAACCTATACAATGCAGTGACTGTTGATTTGATTCTCGATGCATACCCAGTTAAATCGATCACCAAGCTCGGCGACCTATTTAGTTTTGGGCCATGGGGAGACGATGTCGTATCAGTAAATGGTAAGTCACTGACACTCAACGATATTGAGCACCGCATCTTAAGGCCTATATGGCAAGATCCACGTACACACTACGCGGTAAATTGTGCGAGTTTAGGGTGCCCTAACCTACAACTTCAAGCCTTTACGGCTGACAACACCGAGGCTCTACTAGAACAAGCAGCCTCTGAGTTTGTTAACAGTGACAAAGGTGTGTTGGTTAAAGGCAATAAGCTCCAGCTATCATCGATTTATGAATGGTTTGCTGTGGATTTTGGTACAGAGAAACAACTCATTCAACACTTAGACCAATATCGAACAGAAGCAGTCACCAATACTCAAAATATCAGTTATGACTACGACTGGTCGCTCAACCAAGCTAACTAG
- the leuD gene encoding 3-isopropylmalate dehydratase small subunit: protein MSGFQQHTGLVVPLDTANIDTDAIIPKQFLQKVNRIGFGKHLFHDWRFLDDAGQQPNPEFVMNAPRYKGASILLARENFGCGSSREHAPWALADYGIQVMIAPSFADIFYGNSINNQMVPVRLTEQEVDEIFQFVEANEGAEVTVDLEAMKVSANGKEYSFEIDEFRRHCLLNGLDNIGLTLQHADKISAYEEKIPSFLK, encoded by the coding sequence ATGTCAGGTTTTCAACAACACACCGGATTAGTCGTTCCTCTAGATACGGCCAACATCGATACTGATGCGATCATTCCAAAGCAGTTCCTACAGAAAGTAAACCGCATTGGTTTTGGTAAGCACTTGTTCCACGATTGGCGCTTCTTAGATGACGCAGGCCAACAACCGAACCCTGAGTTTGTAATGAACGCACCACGCTATAAAGGCGCTTCAATTCTACTGGCTCGTGAGAACTTTGGTTGTGGTTCATCTCGTGAACACGCACCTTGGGCTCTTGCCGATTACGGTATTCAAGTGATGATTGCACCAAGCTTTGCAGACATTTTCTACGGTAACTCGATCAACAACCAAATGGTTCCAGTTCGATTGACTGAGCAAGAAGTGGATGAGATCTTCCAATTCGTAGAAGCGAATGAAGGCGCAGAAGTTACCGTTGATCTAGAAGCAATGAAAGTGAGCGCAAATGGTAAAGAGTACTCGTTTGAAATTGATGAATTCCGTCGTCACTGCCTACTGAATGGCTTAGACAACATCGGCCTAACGCTGCAGCATGCTGATAAGATTTCTGCGTATGAAGAGAAGATTCCAAGCTTCCTAAAATAA